A section of the Paramisgurnus dabryanus chromosome 4, PD_genome_1.1, whole genome shotgun sequence genome encodes:
- the LOC135786254 gene encoding uncharacterized protein: MKICYVVYIWMFLTEIRVSLTDEIEMHGYSGKYVIISCHFMEASNNVKYFCRDPCNDEDILVSSDRSPNRRFRLEDSGTGTFTVTITDLQESDSGIYWCGVERVGIDTYHKVNLRVSKESSFATTSRTSGKSNPDDNTTSSSVTEQHQSNLNVTLHAIGGLILVIVLLCLLVAVYKHRKRVKKSASFCLDIISNKSFKHNERRAEEADKVHDKDLQDSQNKKSKKLKLKVPKSNELLVYQNLLFNTGQSDVIYEI; the protein is encoded by the exons ATGAAGATCTGCTATGTTGTGTACATCTGGATGTTTCTGACAG AGATTAGAGTTTCATTAACAGATGAGATTGAGATGCATGGATACAGTGGAAAATATGTCATCATTTCATGTCACTTTATGGAGGCTTCAAACAACGTAAAGTATTTCTGCAGAGATCCGTGTAATGATGAAGATATTCTAGTATCATCTGATCGTTCACCTAACAGGAGATTCAGACTGGAGGATTCTGGGACAGGAACGTTCACAGTGACCATCACTGATCTACAGGAGTCAGACTCTGGGATTTACTGGTGTGGAGTGGAAAGAGTCGGTATAGACACATATCACAAGGTCAATCTAAGAGTATCTAAAG AATCTTCATTTGCCACAACAAGCAGAACCTCAGGAAAATCAAACCCTGATGATAACACAACCTCATCCTCAGTGACGG AACAGCACCAAAGTAATCTTAACGTCACACTGCATGCTATTGGTGGTCTGATCTTAGTGATTGTACTTTTATGTCTACTGGTTGCTGTTTATAAGCACAGGAAGAGAGTTAAGAAATCTGCAA GTTTTTGCTTAGATATTATAAGCAACAAATCATTTAAACACAATGAACGTCGAGCAGAAGAG gcTGATAAAGTACATGATAAGGATCTTCAAGACTCACAGAACAAAAAATCTAAGAAGTTGAAGCTTAAAGTCCCAAAGAGCAATGAACTTTTAGTCTATCAGAATCTATTGTTCAACACTGGCCAGTCAGATGTCATCTATGAAATATGA
- the LOC135760428 gene encoding uncharacterized protein isoform X1, with product MCLTLFHYFIPETRVLCTNEIRINGYSGKYANFSCPHSWASNNKKYFCRDPCDDTDILVSSDRSPNGRFRLEDFGNGVFTVTITDLQESDSGIYWCGVSRVGKDTYHKVNLRVSKAITPTSTILDTTHPFSTPQPGTPFATSSRTSRSTTPDDITTSSSMTVAVNISLYAVGGLVAVIILLCVLVAVHQYRKRINRNADHVPRTSIKHNDYTVYRGTQKSKQIKSKKLNPKVPKSNKLLVYENLMLNTGQADDIYQNL from the exons ATGTGCCTGACTCTCTTTCATTATTTTATTCCAGAAACTAGAGTTTTATGTACAAATGAGATTAGGATAAATGGATATAGTGGAAAATATGCCAACTTTTCATGTCCACATAGCTGGGCTTCAAACAATAAAAAGTATTTCTGCAGAGATCCATGTGATGATACTGATATTCTAGTATCATCCGATCGGTCACCAAACGGGAGATTCAGACTGGAGGATTTTGGGAATGGAGTGTTCACAGTGACCATCACTGATCTACAGGAGTCAGACTCTGGGATTTACTGGTGTGGAGTGAGCAGAGTTGGTAAAGACACATATCACAAGGTCAATCTAAGAGTATCTAAAG CCATTACACCTACTTCAACGATATTAGACACAACGCATCCATTTTCAACACCACAACCAGGAACTCCATTTGCCACATCAAGCAGAACCTCCAGATCCACAACCCCTGATGACATCACAACCTCATCATCAATGACAG TGGCTGTAAACATCTCACTGTATGCTGTTGGTGGTCTGGTTGCAGTCATCATACTTTTATGTGTATTAGTTGCTGTTCATCAGTACCGGAAGAGAATCAACAGAAATGCAG ACCATGTTCCCAGGACATCCATCAAACACAATGATTATACAGTCTACAGAG GCACGCAGAAAAGCAAACAGATCAAATCTAAGAAGTTGAACCCTAAAGTACCAAAGAGCAACAAACTTTTAGTCTATGAGAATTTAATGCTCAACACAGGCCAAGCAGATGACATCTATCAAAATCTTTGA
- the LOC135760428 gene encoding uncharacterized protein isoform X2, which yields MCLTLFHYFIPETRVLCTNEIRINGYSGKYANFSCPHSWASNNKKYFCRDPCDDTDILVSSDRSPNGRFRLEDFGNGVFTVTITDLQESDSGIYWCGVSRVGKDTYHKVNLRVSKAITPTSTILDTTHPFSTPQPGTPFATSSRTSRSTTPDDITTSSSMTVAVNISLYAVGGLVAVIILLCVLVAVHQYRKRINRNADHVPRTSIKHNDYTVYRG from the exons ATGTGCCTGACTCTCTTTCATTATTTTATTCCAGAAACTAGAGTTTTATGTACAAATGAGATTAGGATAAATGGATATAGTGGAAAATATGCCAACTTTTCATGTCCACATAGCTGGGCTTCAAACAATAAAAAGTATTTCTGCAGAGATCCATGTGATGATACTGATATTCTAGTATCATCCGATCGGTCACCAAACGGGAGATTCAGACTGGAGGATTTTGGGAATGGAGTGTTCACAGTGACCATCACTGATCTACAGGAGTCAGACTCTGGGATTTACTGGTGTGGAGTGAGCAGAGTTGGTAAAGACACATATCACAAGGTCAATCTAAGAGTATCTAAAG CCATTACACCTACTTCAACGATATTAGACACAACGCATCCATTTTCAACACCACAACCAGGAACTCCATTTGCCACATCAAGCAGAACCTCCAGATCCACAACCCCTGATGACATCACAACCTCATCATCAATGACAG TGGCTGTAAACATCTCACTGTATGCTGTTGGTGGTCTGGTTGCAGTCATCATACTTTTATGTGTATTAGTTGCTGTTCATCAGTACCGGAAGAGAATCAACAGAAATGCAG ACCATGTTCCCAGGACATCCATCAAACACAATGATTATACAGTCTACAGAG gcTGA